ACAAATAATTCGCTAAATGCTTTGGCTTCCGCAGTTTACATGACAGCACTTGGCAAAAAAGGACTTTATGATGTTGCGTCACAGTGTTTAAATAAGGCTCATTATGCTTTTAGCACCCTTGTTAATTCTGGCAAATTTAAGCCAGTCTTTAAAAAACCATTTTTTATGGAATTTGCGTTAAGATGCGATACAAGTGTTGATTCAATAAATGAAATCCTGCTTAAATATAATATACTTGGCGGATATAATTTAGAAAAAGTATATCCGAAATATAAAGATACTATGCTTCTATGTGTCACAGAAAAGCGGACAAAAGACGAAATTTACAAATTAGTAAATATATTGGAGGGAATAGCATGAGTTATGATAAATTGATATTTGAAGTCTCCAAAAAAGGTCATACTGCATATTCTCTTCCACCTTTAGATGTAAAAGAGACTAGTCTAGATGATATGATCCCAAAGGATTTATTGAGAGAAGATGAACTAGATCTTCCAGAGGTTAGCGAACTTGAGTTAACCAGACATTATGTAAATCTTTCATATAAAAATTACAGTGTTGATAAGGGATTTTATCCACTTGGTTCCTGTACAATGAAATACAACCCAAAGGTTAATGAAGATATAGCAAATTTAAAAGATTTTACAGACATACATCCATTACAGAATGAAAATACAGTACAGGGCGCGCTTAAACTTATGTATAATCTTCAGAATATGTTAAAAGAGATAACTGGAATGGACAAAGTTACACTACAGCCAGCTGCCGGTGCACATGGTGAACTTACTGGAATGATGATAATAAGGGCGTATTTTGAAAACCGTGGTGATCATAAAAGAAAGAAAATGATAGTACCTGATTCAGCACATGGTACAAATCCTGCCAGTGCAACAACAGCAGGTTTTGATGTAGTTGAAATAAAGTCTGGTAAGGACGGTTTAATTGACATTGACTCATTAAAAGCTGTTTTAAATGATGAAGTCGCCGGGCTAATGCTTACAAATCCTAACACATTAGGTCTATTTGAGAAAAACATCTGTGAAATAGCAAACTTAATTCATGATGCTGGTGGACTTTTGTATTACGATGGAGCGAACATGAATGCTAATATGGGTATTACAAGACCGGGTGATATGGGATTTGATATAGTGCACCTAAATCTCCACAAAACTTTCTCAACACCCCATGGCGGTGGTGGTCCAGGAAGCGGTCCCGTCGGTGTCAAAGGCGATTTAGTAGATTTCTTACCTGTTCCTGTCGTTGAAAAAGTTAATGATAAATATGTTTTAAATTATGATATACCATACACAATCGGAAAGGTAAGAAGCTATTATGGCAACTTCGGTGTTATGGTACGAGCATATGCGTATATACTTTCAATGGGTGCAGAAGGTCTTAAAAAAGCCAGTGAAACAGCCGTACTTAATGCCAATTATATAAAAGAAATGCTTAAAGCTTATTATGACCTTCCTTTTGATTGTGTATGTAAACATGAATTTGTCTTCAGCGGGATTAAAGATAAGCAAAGCAATATATCGACATTGGATATAGCAAAAAGATTAATAGACTATGGATTTCATCCACCGACAATATATTTCCCACTCATAGTAGACAACGCACTTATGATTGAGCCAACAGAAACCGAAAGTATAGAAACGCTAAACGAATTTATAGATGCTATGAAATCTATCGCAAAAGAAGCTAAGGAAAATCCAGAATCACTCAAAGAAGCGCCACATGAACCCTATATGAGAAGGCTTGATGAAGTAAAAGCAGCAAGAAAACCGGTGCTTAAATATTCTAAATAAGCACTCATAAGTTAGCCTAAAAACCGGCAAATAATATAATGCCGGTTTTCTATACATTCCAGATTTCATCTGCATATTTTTTTATAGAGTTATCGCTTGAAAACCTGCCAGAACATGCAATATTGATTATCGACATCTCATTCCATCTTTTTCTATCACGGTACAGCTTGTCTATGATCTCTTGTGCTTTTACATATGAGTCGAAATCTTTAAGAACAAAAAACTCATCATTGTATTTGAGTAAATGATAATATATTTCCATAAATTCATTTCCAGATACGTTAAAAAATCCATTTGTCAGCTCATCTACAACCTTTTTAATTCTCTCGTCGCTATTATAAAGGTCCATAGAATTATATCCGCCATTTTTATAGAAATTTAAAACTTCCTCAGATTTAAGGCCAAATATGACTATATTGTCATCACCTACCGCCTCTTTGATTTCAACATTTGCACCATCAAGTGTACCCAATGTTATTGCACCATTCATCATGAACTTCATGTTTCCTGTTCCTGATGCTTCCTTTGATGCAGTAGAAATCTGTTCGCTTACTTCTGCAGCCGGCATAATTTTCTCTGCCAATGACACACCATAGTTTTCTAGAAAAACTACTTTAATCTTATCTTTAATTATCTTATCATTGTTTATCTTGTATGATACAGTATTTATTAGTTTTATAATCTGCTTTGCAAGATGATAGCCAGGTGCCGCTTTTGCACTAAATATAAATGTTCTTGGATATACATCTATATTAGGGTTTTCTAGTAATCTATTATATAGAAACATTATGTGAAAAACATTTAAAAGCTGCCTTTTATAGGCGTGAAGCCTCTTTGCTTGTACATCAAATATGGAGTCAGGATTTATGTCAATTGAATATCTTTCTTTTATATAATTAATAAGTTTTTGCTTGTTTTTAAATTTTACGTTCTCGATCTCATCTTGGAATCCTAAGTCTTTTGAATATTTTTTAAGCTCTATTAGTTTCTCAGGTTCCTTTACCCATGATGAACCTATTGCATCATCTATTAGATTTACAAGGTCAGGATTAATCTTTAAAAGCCATCTTCTATGTGTTATTCCATTCGTGACATTCTTAAATTTATCTGGTGTAATAGCATAAAAATCTGATAAAACTTGATTTTTAAGTATATCTGTGTGAAGCTTTGAAACACCGTTGACAGAATGACTGCCGACGACAGATAAAAATGCCATTTTAACAGATCCATCTTTTATTATGGATAATCTATCGGCAAGTGCCGTATCACCGTGATATTTATCCAAAATCTCAATTATAAAGCGCCTGTTTATTTCCTCTATTATAGAATATATCCTGGGTAAGAGTGACCTCACCATATCGACTGGCCATATCTCCAATGCTTCCTGCATTATGGTATGGTTAGTGTATGAAACTACTTTTGTTGTTATGTTCCATGATTCTTCCCATGACAGGTCCTCTTCATCAATCAATATCCTCATAAGCTCAGGTATGACAAGTGACGGATGCGTATCATTTATGTGTATCGCAACATATTTATACAAATCCTGTATTGGCCTTTTTTTCTTCTTAAATGTCCTTATTATGCTTTGTACACCTGCACTTACAAAGAAATATTCTTGTTTTAACCTTAAAAATTTATTGTTGTAGTTTGAATCATCTGGATATAAAACCTGTGTAATTGCCTCAACCGAATATTTATACTCTATTGCTTTTATATAATCACCTGATGAGAAGGATGATAGGTCAAACTCTCTCTCAATAGGCTCAGCATTCCAAAGCCTCAATGTATTGACTGTATCACAGCCATAACCGATAATCGGTATATCAAATGGTACAGCAAGAACCGTTTCATATCCTTCGTGGTATACTTTCAATTTTCCATTGACCTGTTCCATTCGAAGATACCCACCAAAGCGTACCTTCAAAGCTTGGTCACTTCTCCTGACTTCCCATACATAATCGTCTTTAAGCCAGTCATCAGGCACTTCAACTTGATATCCATTAACAATCTTCTGATTAAAAAATCCATACTTATACCTTATTCCATTGCCATGCCCTGGAATACTTAAAGATGCCATTGAATCAATAAAGCAAGCAGCTAACCTTCCAAGGCCACCATTACCAAGACCTGCATCTTTTTCAGCTTGCAGGAGTTCATCAAGATCTATACCCATTTCCAGTAGAGCTTCTTTGCAAACATCCCTTATCCCGAGGTTTATAAGGTTACTCTCTAATAACCTTCCTAGCAAAAATTCTACGGAAAAATAATAGACCTGCTTAACATCGTCATATATATAATGTTTATTTGTTTTCATCCAATTTTCAAATGTATATTGTTTTATTACCTCTGATAGTGCATAATACTTGTGGTTTCTTGTGGCCTCTTTGACATCCTCTGCATAAAGCGATATCAAGCTGTTTTTAAAATCTTTTTTTATCTTCTCTTTATCAAAATTCATCGTAGCCTCCTTGTCCTTTCACTAGACATTATCGTATAAATTTTTATACTCTAAAGCGGAGCTATCCCAACTCGAGTCCTTCTTCATAGCCTGTCTTATAATCTTTGTCCATGTTCCTTTGTCTCTAAATATATCAAGGGCATATTTTATTACATTAAGCATGTCATGTGCATTGTAATTAGCAAAGGAAAATCCATTTCCTTCTCCTGTATAACGATTATAAGGCTTAACGGTATCTTTAAGTCCACCTGTCTCTCTTACTATTGGCAAACTTCCATACCTCTGAGCAATTAATTGGCTT
This portion of the Thermoanaerobacterium sp. RBIITD genome encodes:
- a CDS encoding glycogen/starch/alpha-glucan phosphorylase, which codes for MNFDKEKIKKDFKNSLISLYAEDVKEATRNHKYYALSEVIKQYTFENWMKTNKHYIYDDVKQVYYFSVEFLLGRLLESNLINLGIRDVCKEALLEMGIDLDELLQAEKDAGLGNGGLGRLAACFIDSMASLSIPGHGNGIRYKYGFFNQKIVNGYQVEVPDDWLKDDYVWEVRRSDQALKVRFGGYLRMEQVNGKLKVYHEGYETVLAVPFDIPIIGYGCDTVNTLRLWNAEPIEREFDLSSFSSGDYIKAIEYKYSVEAITQVLYPDDSNYNNKFLRLKQEYFFVSAGVQSIIRTFKKKKRPIQDLYKYVAIHINDTHPSLVIPELMRILIDEEDLSWEESWNITTKVVSYTNHTIMQEALEIWPVDMVRSLLPRIYSIIEEINRRFIIEILDKYHGDTALADRLSIIKDGSVKMAFLSVVGSHSVNGVSKLHTDILKNQVLSDFYAITPDKFKNVTNGITHRRWLLKINPDLVNLIDDAIGSSWVKEPEKLIELKKYSKDLGFQDEIENVKFKNKQKLINYIKERYSIDINPDSIFDVQAKRLHAYKRQLLNVFHIMFLYNRLLENPNIDVYPRTFIFSAKAAPGYHLAKQIIKLINTVSYKINNDKIIKDKIKVVFLENYGVSLAEKIMPAAEVSEQISTASKEASGTGNMKFMMNGAITLGTLDGANVEIKEAVGDDNIVIFGLKSEEVLNFYKNGGYNSMDLYNSDERIKKVVDELTNGFFNVSGNEFMEIYYHLLKYNDEFFVLKDFDSYVKAQEIIDKLYRDRKRWNEMSIINIACSGRFSSDNSIKKYADEIWNV
- the gcvPB gene encoding aminomethyl-transferring glycine dehydrogenase subunit GcvPB; translated protein: MSYDKLIFEVSKKGHTAYSLPPLDVKETSLDDMIPKDLLREDELDLPEVSELELTRHYVNLSYKNYSVDKGFYPLGSCTMKYNPKVNEDIANLKDFTDIHPLQNENTVQGALKLMYNLQNMLKEITGMDKVTLQPAAGAHGELTGMMIIRAYFENRGDHKRKKMIVPDSAHGTNPASATTAGFDVVEIKSGKDGLIDIDSLKAVLNDEVAGLMLTNPNTLGLFEKNICEIANLIHDAGGLLYYDGANMNANMGITRPGDMGFDIVHLNLHKTFSTPHGGGGPGSGPVGVKGDLVDFLPVPVVEKVNDKYVLNYDIPYTIGKVRSYYGNFGVMVRAYAYILSMGAEGLKKASETAVLNANYIKEMLKAYYDLPFDCVCKHEFVFSGIKDKQSNISTLDIAKRLIDYGFHPPTIYFPLIVDNALMIEPTETESIETLNEFIDAMKSIAKEAKENPESLKEAPHEPYMRRLDEVKAARKPVLKYSK